The following are from one region of the candidate division KSB1 bacterium genome:
- a CDS encoding tetratricopeptide repeat protein: MKAKRWAGRLMLSVITAAALTFFSCATSQSGLYAEDEDAIGNLVKESSMSDEEEILTLLGLNKPAAQTPPAESEPKKQQPAAAPKTTDSLTNALNRKERELRALKEEAELKQSIIRAQEKSLQEAQSVRAYSQTAFRARYDEALQLYHNRRYREAMAVFDELIRAGGDPSLVDNCQYWKGECWYGLADYEQALLEFQKVFNYPGSNKLDDAQLKIGLCYVRLGNMERARKEFQKLLDNYPDSEYRERARSYLR; this comes from the coding sequence ATGAAAGCGAAACGATGGGCCGGTCGGCTGATGCTTTCGGTCATAACCGCGGCTGCTCTGACGTTTTTCTCATGCGCCACCTCGCAGAGCGGCCTGTATGCAGAAGATGAAGACGCCATCGGCAATTTGGTTAAAGAAAGCTCCATGTCCGATGAAGAGGAAATTTTGACTCTGCTCGGACTCAACAAGCCGGCGGCTCAGACGCCCCCTGCAGAATCGGAGCCTAAGAAGCAGCAGCCTGCGGCCGCTCCCAAAACGACGGATTCGTTAACGAATGCCCTCAACCGTAAAGAGAGAGAATTAAGGGCGTTGAAGGAAGAGGCCGAATTGAAGCAGAGCATCATTCGCGCTCAAGAAAAAAGTCTGCAGGAAGCTCAATCCGTGCGAGCCTATTCCCAAACAGCTTTTCGCGCGCGATATGACGAGGCTCTGCAGCTTTATCACAATCGTCGCTACAGAGAAGCGATGGCCGTCTTTGACGAGTTGATTCGTGCCGGCGGCGATCCGTCTTTGGTCGATAATTGCCAGTACTGGAAAGGAGAATGTTGGTATGGATTGGCCGACTATGAACAGGCGCTGTTGGAATTTCAAAAAGTTTTCAATTACCCTGGATCAAACAAATTAGATGATGCCCAACTGAAAATCGGTTTGTGCTACGTCCGGTTGGGCAACATGGAACGAGCGAGGAAAGAGTTTCAGAAACTACTGGACAACTATCCCGACAGCGAATATCGAGAACGCGCGCGATCTTATCTGCGCTAG
- the glgA gene encoding glycogen synthase GlgA, with protein sequence MKNKFRVLFLSSEVAPFAKTGGLADVSSSLPKALFEMGHDIRVIMPKYGVISERRHILREVIRLKRIPVKMGGIEYVTSARSAFLPNSKVQIYFLDYKPFFGRHDLYVDSTSHADFPDNAERFMLFCRSVLEIIRLLHWQPQIIHCNDWQTAMIPWLLKNEFIDDPFFAGIRTILTVHNMAYQGSFPKEVMPKIGLDPSRPESEEAVIYDRVNFLKAGISTATLITTVSPTYAREIQEIPELGAGLGEILKARSQDLYGILNGIDESVWNPETDSFLPCKYSAATLDLKLKNKQVLLEKAGLPVDEKTPVIGMVSRLVEQKGFDLVIEAFEKLMSLNCRLVVLGEGEAGYVEFFKEAMKRFPQQTAAFFDLDEELAHLIEAGSDMFLMPSRFEPCGLNQMYSMKYGTLPIVRKTGGLADTVIDFISDPERGTGFVFEPYTANALLAAVQNALVTYRDEKTWRKIQKRAMKMDFSWKTSAENYSKIYQQLLAQQ encoded by the coding sequence ATGAAGAATAAATTTCGGGTGTTGTTCCTCTCCTCCGAGGTGGCTCCGTTTGCAAAAACAGGCGGCTTGGCCGACGTCAGCAGCTCCCTGCCGAAAGCGTTGTTCGAAATGGGCCATGATATTCGCGTCATCATGCCGAAATACGGCGTCATCAGCGAGAGACGCCATATTCTGCGGGAAGTCATCCGGCTGAAAAGAATCCCGGTGAAAATGGGCGGAATTGAGTATGTCACCAGCGCTCGCTCCGCTTTTTTGCCCAATTCAAAGGTTCAAATCTATTTTTTGGATTACAAGCCCTTTTTCGGACGACATGACCTTTATGTCGATTCGACCAGCCATGCGGATTTCCCCGACAATGCCGAGCGGTTCATGCTGTTCTGCAGGTCAGTGTTGGAGATCATCCGGCTGCTGCATTGGCAGCCGCAAATCATTCACTGCAACGATTGGCAGACGGCAATGATTCCGTGGCTGCTCAAGAATGAATTCATCGACGACCCCTTTTTTGCCGGTATTCGTACCATTTTGACGGTCCACAATATGGCTTATCAGGGATCTTTTCCAAAGGAAGTAATGCCGAAAATAGGACTCGATCCCAGCCGTCCGGAATCTGAGGAAGCCGTTATTTATGACCGTGTCAACTTTTTAAAAGCCGGAATAAGCACGGCGACCTTGATCACCACCGTCAGTCCGACCTATGCGCGAGAAATACAAGAAATACCGGAGCTCGGTGCCGGATTGGGCGAAATATTGAAAGCACGGTCGCAGGATCTTTACGGCATTCTCAACGGCATCGACGAGTCTGTTTGGAATCCTGAAACGGACTCCTTTTTACCTTGTAAATATTCCGCCGCTACGCTGGACTTAAAATTGAAGAACAAACAAGTTTTACTAGAAAAAGCCGGATTACCTGTCGACGAGAAAACGCCGGTGATCGGAATGGTGTCGCGTTTGGTCGAGCAAAAGGGATTCGACTTGGTGATCGAAGCATTCGAAAAGTTGATGTCGCTCAACTGTCGATTGGTTGTTCTTGGGGAAGGGGAAGCGGGATACGTTGAATTCTTCAAGGAAGCGATGAAGCGATTTCCGCAGCAGACGGCCGCTTTTTTTGATTTGGACGAGGAGCTGGCCCACCTTATCGAAGCAGGCAGTGATATGTTCCTGATGCCCTCTCGTTTTGAACCCTGCGGCCTCAATCAGATGTACAGCATGAAGTACGGTACCCTGCCGATCGTCCGAAAAACCGGAGGTTTGGCGGATACGGTCATCGATTTTATTAGCGATCCCGAACGGGGTACGGGCTTTGTGTTTGAACCCTATACGGCGAATGCCCTGCTTGCCGCAGTTCAAAATGCATTGGTTACGTATCGAGATGAAAAAACATGGCGTAAAATTCAAAAGCGCGCCATGAAGATGGATTTTTCTTGGAAGACTTCGGCGGAAAACTATTCGAAAATCTATCAGCAACTTCTTGCCCAACAATGA
- a CDS encoding STAS domain-containing protein, whose amino-acid sequence MEGIEITSRQVGALRDIVLFETGGYIDTNTSPELQKRLDQTIEKGNYQLVIDLSDVKYVSSAGWGVFVSEINRVKEKGGDLKLSAMNPEVQEVFEMLEFHRILSAYEFPDEAILDFDFYRDVLTADGQPIPVPKPEKQMVHLEKEEESPVPETSLPPLEARHYSPRFPMTNGNTDEKRMPLNEKIKRIVLENPMLGLWGIRKMLFSPRFGFCKVGLFELHRILKSLNLHTKAKRFRFYRSR is encoded by the coding sequence ATGGAAGGCATTGAGATTACAAGTCGTCAGGTGGGGGCGCTGCGCGATATCGTTCTTTTCGAGACAGGAGGCTACATCGACACCAACACTTCGCCTGAGCTGCAGAAGCGGCTTGATCAGACGATAGAAAAAGGAAATTATCAGTTGGTGATCGATCTATCGGATGTAAAATATGTCAGCAGTGCCGGATGGGGGGTGTTTGTCAGTGAAATCAATCGTGTTAAGGAAAAGGGCGGCGACCTCAAGCTGTCGGCGATGAATCCCGAAGTGCAGGAAGTGTTCGAAATGCTGGAATTTCACCGAATTTTGTCGGCTTATGAATTTCCAGATGAAGCGATTCTCGACTTTGACTTTTATCGCGATGTTTTGACGGCCGATGGCCAGCCGATTCCCGTTCCGAAACCGGAAAAGCAGATGGTTCACCTCGAAAAAGAGGAAGAATCGCCGGTTCCGGAAACATCGCTGCCGCCTCTCGAAGCTCGCCATTATTCGCCGCGCTTTCCAATGACCAACGGGAATACCGATGAGAAGCGCATGCCTTTGAACGAAAAGATCAAGCGGATCGTACTGGAGAATCCGATGCTGGGGCTTTGGGGGATCCGCAAAATGCTTTTTAGCCCGCGCTTCGGATTCTGCAAAGTCGGCTTGTTTGAGCTGCATAGAATTCTCAAGAGCTTGAACCTTCACACCAAAGCCAAGCGTTTCCGCTTCTATCGATCGCGCTAA
- a CDS encoding SLBB domain-containing protein yields MKRIVVLLLFLKPFFLSAAEEGPFVFKKADGFKLLIYDNNMEVERNRILSAFHNVDFVIDGEGNIQLGAFGKIKIEGLTVDKATKAVYEKLQPYGRDIIIVIIPTIRLIIRGEVGSPGMYRISPNTSFWDFLSQAGGVTNSFALENMYVIRNGEILYANFMDALYKGMSVQELGLESGDEIIAPRINRLSFYTIIRYANFISSMIILYITISNRNNK; encoded by the coding sequence ATGAAGAGAATTGTTGTTCTCCTCCTTTTTTTAAAGCCATTTTTTCTGTCAGCGGCGGAAGAAGGTCCCTTTGTCTTCAAAAAGGCTGATGGCTTTAAACTTTTGATTTACGACAATAATATGGAAGTGGAGCGCAATCGCATCCTGAGCGCTTTTCATAATGTGGATTTTGTCATTGACGGCGAAGGCAATATTCAGTTGGGGGCTTTTGGAAAGATCAAGATCGAAGGCTTGACGGTCGACAAGGCGACAAAAGCTGTTTATGAAAAGCTGCAGCCCTATGGACGAGACATTATAATCGTCATTATTCCGACGATTCGTTTGATCATCAGAGGTGAAGTCGGCTCGCCGGGAATGTACCGTATTAGTCCCAACACCTCATTTTGGGATTTTCTATCGCAGGCCGGCGGCGTAACCAACAGTTTTGCTTTGGAAAACATGTACGTCATCCGCAACGGTGAAATTCTTTACGCAAATTTTATGGACGCTCTGTATAAAGGAATGTCTGTGCAGGAACTCGGATTGGAATCCGGTGACGAAATCATTGCACCGCGCATCAATCGATTGAGTTTTTATACCATAATTCGTTATGCCAACTTTATTTCCTCGATGATTATTCTGTATATTACGATCAGTAACCGAAACAACAAATAA
- a CDS encoding polysaccharide biosynthesis tyrosine autokinase: MALEEYPVSEPSGEPQEPSVIDFSKIIRGIWRRKWLILLLMVASTIPFYFSAKNQVPVYKCRVVFQSKQYGEGERNFFDAETQSEIMSESFTHHMAKVLGLAIQSSDSVYRFPSEVFSEYETTENPLEARYRLIIDESGNYKLYLKQESGAYVAVDSANAWDAVDSPREINGIKFKLQPDFAHREQRFHFRVRPFIRGVKLLRNVTKEFSRSGKTMVMTMKGEDPQALARELNRIADGYLIEMQRLKMSDSENAREILKRRLAVAEANMRRSEQNLRDFYARYPLSLELEKKDLLEKIKANERDLQELPRQRRQLTNLLTRLQTPEGERVGSPYRNLVVSQIANFPPLNNEPEIIIHRQNLEMLQKRYQELSAIWAPDNPQVIEVVKQISDTQEQIIQFANDYRNTLAERESELRAQKVELERKLKTLPDDEYRLMELERTKAINEDLYKMLFAESQKRLVAESSREAGIRILDYAVPPTSPDNPSKRTKVLMGGGLGLLLGILLSALIDIFDRSLRTSRDVERHLNLPVIGAIPYVSFKDIPEYRDDQKALQIDRQLVTHDYAPTPVGEAYRALRTSLLYSRDTENIRALLITSISPEEGKSFTASNLAIILAQQRTNTLLIDADLRRGVLHNTFNIPKEPGLTNYLTNKAMLSSLIHPTHIPNLSIISCGPLVPNPSELLGSLQMRRLVAEVKRKFDYIIFDAPPLDAATDSVVIATLVDAVAIVVKSGQTNFATAKERLQVFKTVPAKIIGVIINSAQESILKSSYSYYHY; this comes from the coding sequence ATGGCACTCGAAGAATATCCGGTATCCGAGCCGAGCGGTGAACCGCAGGAACCGTCGGTAATTGACTTTTCCAAGATCATTCGGGGGATTTGGAGGCGAAAGTGGCTGATATTGCTGTTAATGGTAGCGTCTACCATACCCTTTTATTTTTCAGCCAAAAATCAAGTGCCTGTCTATAAATGCCGCGTGGTTTTTCAGTCCAAACAATATGGTGAGGGAGAACGGAATTTTTTCGATGCGGAGACGCAGTCGGAGATCATGAGTGAGTCTTTTACTCACCATATGGCAAAAGTGCTTGGGTTGGCCATTCAAAGTTCGGATTCGGTTTATCGCTTTCCCTCTGAAGTTTTTTCCGAATATGAAACCACTGAGAACCCTTTGGAAGCACGTTATCGGCTCATCATTGACGAGTCCGGCAATTATAAGCTTTATCTGAAGCAGGAAAGCGGGGCGTATGTTGCCGTAGACAGCGCCAATGCTTGGGACGCCGTCGATTCACCGCGCGAAATCAACGGCATCAAATTCAAGCTGCAGCCTGATTTTGCACATCGCGAGCAGCGGTTTCATTTTCGAGTTCGGCCTTTCATTCGCGGTGTAAAATTGTTAAGAAATGTCACCAAAGAATTCAGCCGCAGCGGAAAAACCATGGTGATGACGATGAAAGGCGAGGACCCGCAGGCTTTGGCGCGCGAGTTGAACCGCATAGCCGACGGCTATCTGATTGAAATGCAGCGCCTCAAAATGTCGGACAGTGAAAACGCCCGTGAGATCCTGAAGCGGCGGCTGGCGGTTGCAGAAGCCAATATGCGGCGAAGCGAACAGAATCTGCGGGACTTTTATGCCCGCTATCCGCTTTCATTGGAGCTCGAGAAAAAGGATCTTCTTGAGAAAATCAAAGCCAATGAGCGCGATCTTCAAGAACTGCCGAGGCAACGGCGGCAGCTTACCAATTTATTGACCCGTCTCCAGACTCCTGAAGGAGAAAGGGTAGGGTCTCCCTATCGCAATCTGGTGGTATCACAAATAGCCAATTTCCCGCCCTTAAATAATGAGCCGGAGATCATCATTCACCGCCAAAACCTTGAGATGCTGCAAAAACGGTATCAAGAGCTTAGCGCGATTTGGGCGCCGGACAACCCTCAGGTCATTGAAGTCGTAAAACAAATTTCGGATACGCAGGAACAGATTATTCAGTTTGCCAATGACTATCGCAATACATTGGCGGAACGTGAATCGGAATTGAGGGCACAAAAGGTCGAGCTGGAGCGGAAGCTCAAAACTCTGCCGGATGACGAATACCGTTTGATGGAGTTGGAGAGAACCAAAGCCATTAATGAAGATCTCTACAAAATGTTGTTTGCCGAAAGCCAAAAGAGGCTGGTCGCCGAATCCAGCCGCGAAGCCGGCATCCGCATTTTGGATTATGCCGTGCCGCCGACCTCGCCGGACAACCCAAGCAAGCGAACGAAAGTATTGATGGGCGGCGGATTGGGGCTTTTGCTTGGCATTCTTTTATCGGCGTTGATCGATATTTTTGACCGCTCGCTTCGAACTTCGCGGGACGTCGAACGGCACCTGAACTTGCCGGTGATCGGAGCCATCCCTTATGTGTCGTTCAAGGACATTCCGGAGTATCGGGATGACCAAAAAGCGCTGCAGATTGATCGACAGCTGGTGACGCACGACTATGCCCCAACGCCAGTCGGTGAAGCCTATCGTGCTTTGCGAACCAGCCTGCTCTACTCCAGGGATACCGAAAATATCCGCGCCCTGCTCATTACGAGCATCAGTCCCGAAGAAGGGAAATCGTTCACTGCTTCGAATTTGGCGATTATTTTAGCCCAACAGCGGACCAATACCCTTTTAATCGACGCTGATTTGCGGCGCGGCGTACTGCACAATACTTTCAACATTCCCAAGGAACCAGGCCTGACCAACTATTTGACGAACAAGGCGATGTTGAGCTCGCTTATTCATCCGACGCATATTCCGAATCTATCCATCATCAGCTGCGGCCCGCTGGTGCCCAATCCTTCGGAGCTGCTCGGCTCTCTGCAGATGCGTCGGCTGGTGGCGGAAGTCAAACGCAAATTCGACTATATCATCTTTGATGCTCCCCCCTTGGATGCTGCCACGGACAGCGTCGTTATCGCCACCTTGGTGGACGCGGTCGCCATCGTCGTCAAAAGCGGACAGACCAATTTTGCAACCGCCAAGGAGCGTCTGCAGGTCTTTAAAACCGTACCCGCAAAAATCATCGGCGTTATCATCAACAGTGCGCAAGAATCTATTTTGAAGAGCAGCTACAGCTATTACCACTATTGA
- a CDS encoding GDP-mannose 4,6-dehydratase, producing MRILVTGGAGFIGSHLCEKLLSDGHTVYCWDNFNDYYDPALKRKNLYDALNNPRFFLFENDILDFPKLQKFFETNCPEIVVHLAARAGVRPSIQQPLLYEQVNVQGTIHLLELSRSFGVGKFIFASSSSVYGANTKVPFSESDNVDFPISPYAATKKAGELICYTYYKLYGLPITCLRFFTVYGPRQRPDMAIHKFARLMWEGKKIPVYGDGGSRRDYTYYTDILQGILASIERCRDYQIYNLGESNTVELLYLIRLLEEALGCKAQIDFLPDQPGDVPITFADISKARRELDYIPKVPIEEGVRLFADWFLNLYQ from the coding sequence ATGCGAATCTTGGTGACGGGAGGGGCGGGCTTTATCGGGTCACATTTATGCGAAAAGCTACTTTCCGACGGTCATACGGTTTATTGTTGGGACAATTTTAACGATTATTATGACCCCGCCCTCAAACGAAAAAATCTTTATGATGCGCTAAATAACCCTCGTTTTTTTCTTTTCGAAAATGACATCCTGGACTTCCCTAAGCTGCAAAAGTTTTTCGAAACTAACTGTCCCGAAATAGTCGTGCATTTGGCTGCAAGGGCAGGGGTTCGTCCATCGATTCAACAGCCGCTCCTTTACGAACAGGTAAACGTTCAAGGCACCATCCATTTACTCGAGCTCAGCCGCTCCTTCGGCGTCGGCAAGTTTATATTTGCTTCATCCTCATCCGTATACGGCGCCAATACAAAAGTGCCTTTTAGTGAGAGCGACAATGTGGACTTTCCCATCTCCCCTTATGCGGCGACTAAAAAGGCCGGTGAACTGATCTGCTACACCTATTACAAGCTGTACGGCCTGCCGATAACATGCCTACGATTTTTTACCGTATACGGACCGCGTCAACGGCCGGACATGGCCATCCATAAATTTGCGCGGCTGATGTGGGAGGGGAAAAAAATTCCCGTGTACGGAGACGGCGGAAGCCGCCGAGATTATACCTATTACACCGATATTCTTCAAGGCATCCTTGCCTCCATTGAGCGGTGCCGCGACTATCAGATTTATAATTTGGGCGAGTCCAATACGGTTGAGCTGCTCTACCTCATCCGCTTGTTGGAAGAAGCATTGGGTTGTAAGGCCCAGATCGATTTTCTGCCCGATCAACCGGGCGACGTGCCGATCACCTTTGCAGACATCAGCAAGGCGCGTCGAGAATTGGACTATATCCCGAAAGTCCCGATCGAAGAGGGCGTGCGCCTCTTTGCCGATTGGTTCCTCAATCTTTACCAGTAA
- a CDS encoding sugar transferase, which translates to MLTDKERFIKTLFKSFDLFILYAAFPVAYFVDEFIRAVAFLQVKAYAGSATLSGFIYFASNYWLMFVGFPLIWWALYNLNGIYQDYRTRSFRRLVYLITVTSVWASFVCGSLIFFFKVDMASRLFFLVYAFSAWSLILIEKYLLLVLLSRIHSKGYHQENLLIVGTGKRAQEFIRQVKNHAQWGLRIVGLIDDDPQLFGKEIEGYRVLGRIQDIGFIIKRLVIDRVIFVVPRLWLDRIEPAILECEKVGVPTSIALDLYNLHIARARQTDFVGFPLLEFQTFYAKEWQLFIKRMLDIIISAAALIFFAPLMLLVALAIRLTSPGPVLFKQERVGLNGRKFTLYKFRSMVVNAEALKERLLPHNEMDGPVFKMKNDPRITPIGYFLRKTSIDELPQFINVLKGDMSIVGPRPPLAAEVERYEVWQRRRLSLKPGITCIWQVSGRNKISFEEWMRMDLEYIDNWSLTLDFKLMLKTLAAVITGYGAQ; encoded by the coding sequence ATGCTGACGGATAAGGAAAGATTCATCAAAACTCTTTTCAAGTCGTTCGATCTTTTCATTCTATATGCCGCCTTTCCGGTTGCCTATTTCGTCGATGAATTTATTCGCGCCGTTGCCTTTCTTCAAGTTAAAGCCTATGCCGGCAGCGCGACCCTTTCCGGATTTATCTACTTTGCCTCCAATTATTGGTTGATGTTCGTGGGTTTCCCGCTGATTTGGTGGGCTCTCTATAACCTTAATGGCATCTACCAGGATTATCGAACCCGTTCCTTCCGGCGTTTGGTCTATTTGATCACCGTGACCTCGGTATGGGCAAGTTTTGTCTGCGGCAGCCTTATCTTTTTCTTCAAAGTCGATATGGCAAGCCGCCTCTTCTTCCTGGTTTACGCCTTTTCAGCCTGGTCGCTCATTCTCATCGAAAAATATCTGTTGCTTGTCCTGCTCAGCCGGATTCACTCCAAAGGCTATCATCAGGAAAATCTGCTTATTGTCGGTACGGGCAAACGCGCACAGGAATTCATCCGCCAGGTCAAGAATCATGCACAATGGGGGCTGCGCATCGTCGGCCTCATCGACGATGATCCGCAGCTTTTCGGCAAAGAGATCGAAGGATATCGGGTGCTGGGGCGGATTCAGGATATCGGCTTTATCATCAAGCGGCTGGTCATCGATCGCGTCATCTTTGTCGTTCCGCGGCTTTGGCTTGACCGCATCGAACCGGCTATCCTAGAATGTGAAAAAGTGGGCGTACCCACCTCGATCGCTTTGGATCTCTATAACCTGCACATCGCCCGCGCCCGACAAACCGATTTCGTAGGCTTTCCGCTTTTGGAATTTCAAACTTTTTATGCAAAAGAATGGCAGCTGTTCATCAAACGAATGCTCGACATCATCATATCTGCTGCGGCATTGATTTTTTTTGCTCCATTGATGCTGCTCGTTGCTTTGGCCATTCGCCTCACTTCGCCGGGGCCGGTGTTGTTCAAGCAGGAACGCGTCGGTCTTAACGGGCGGAAATTCACGCTCTACAAGTTTCGCTCTATGGTGGTAAATGCCGAGGCGTTGAAGGAAAGGTTGTTGCCGCATAACGAAATGGACGGGCCGGTCTTTAAAATGAAAAATGATCCCCGCATTACGCCGATCGGCTACTTTTTGCGCAAAACGAGCATCGATGAACTTCCACAGTTCATTAACGTACTGAAAGGCGATATGAGCATTGTCGGTCCGCGTCCCCCGCTTGCCGCCGAAGTGGAACGCTATGAGGTATGGCAGCGCCGCCGCCTGAGCCTCAAGCCCGGCATCACCTGCATTTGGCAGGTCAGCGGCAGAAACAAGATCAGCTTTGAGGAATGGATGCGCATGGATCTCGAATACATCGACAATTGGTCGCTGACCCTCGACTTTAAACTCATGCTCAAAACATTAGCCGCCGTCATTACCGGCTACGGTGCCCAATAA
- a CDS encoding glycosyltransferase family 4 protein, with translation MQTHSAGSKPLHILMVAPQPWFQPRGTPFSVLHRIKALSLLGHHVDLVTYPIGQDIVIDRLRIFRAARVPFIKTVKIGPSIPKIFLDITLYRKTVELLRQNRYDYLHTHEEAAFFGIRLAQKYNLPHLYDMHSSLPQQLQNFRFSDSKLLIRWFERMEERAVASSAAVITICPELQNYVESKFPGKTCILIENVADNSIVFPSSPGFEEELRQKYRLDGKTVVLYYGTFEAYQGIDLLIRSAAIATAGEPRLHFLLVGGSPQQVEAYRALAAECGVSEKITFTGFVQPEKIPSFTAVSDILVSPRLKGTNSPLKIYSYLRSGRPIVAVRHITHTQILNESVAELAAPEPHAFAEAILRLAVDPKRRRQLAEAAGRMAEQHYSYEDYLQKTSWIVEQAMRARS, from the coding sequence ATGCAAACACATTCTGCGGGATCAAAACCGCTTCACATCCTTATGGTTGCTCCGCAGCCGTGGTTTCAGCCCCGCGGCACGCCGTTCAGCGTTCTGCATCGCATCAAAGCGTTGTCGCTGCTTGGGCATCATGTCGACTTGGTGACCTATCCCATCGGCCAAGACATTGTGATCGACCGCCTGCGGATTTTTCGCGCCGCCCGCGTGCCGTTCATCAAAACAGTCAAAATCGGGCCCTCGATCCCCAAAATTTTTCTCGACATTACTCTTTACCGCAAGACAGTGGAGCTGTTGCGGCAGAACCGTTACGACTATTTGCATACACATGAAGAGGCGGCGTTTTTCGGCATCCGTCTGGCGCAAAAGTACAACCTGCCGCATTTGTACGACATGCACTCCAGCCTCCCGCAGCAGCTGCAGAATTTCCGGTTCTCCGATTCAAAGCTGCTGATTCGTTGGTTCGAGCGTATGGAAGAACGCGCCGTCGCATCTTCTGCGGCGGTAATTACCATTTGCCCCGAACTGCAGAACTATGTGGAAAGCAAATTCCCCGGCAAGACCTGCATTTTGATCGAAAATGTCGCCGACAATTCGATCGTCTTTCCCTCATCACCAGGCTTTGAAGAGGAATTGCGACAAAAATACCGTTTGGACGGCAAAACCGTGGTGCTCTATTACGGCACGTTCGAGGCGTATCAGGGAATCGATTTGCTGATTCGGAGCGCAGCCATTGCGACTGCCGGCGAGCCGCGGTTGCATTTTTTACTGGTCGGCGGGAGTCCGCAGCAGGTGGAGGCGTATCGGGCTTTGGCGGCCGAATGCGGCGTGAGCGAGAAAATCACCTTTACCGGTTTCGTTCAGCCGGAGAAAATTCCGAGCTTTACGGCCGTTAGCGACATTTTAGTTTCTCCCCGTTTAAAGGGAACCAACTCGCCTTTAAAGATTTACTCCTATCTGCGCAGCGGCAGGCCGATCGTGGCCGTGCGTCACATTACGCATACGCAGATTCTCAACGAGTCCGTCGCCGAACTGGCTGCGCCGGAGCCGCATGCTTTTGCCGAGGCGATCCTGCGGTTGGCCGTTGACCCGAAGCGCCGCCGGCAGCTGGCCGAGGCTGCAGGGCGCATGGCCGAACAGCATTACAGCTATGAGGATTATCTGCAAAAGACGAGTTGGATTGTTGAACAAGCAATGAGGGCGCGCTCCTAA